The following proteins are co-located in the Echinicola sp. 20G genome:
- a CDS encoding efflux RND transporter periplasmic adaptor subunit, whose protein sequence is MKLTFYNRDSTNYFSWNALLLLMVCMPLVFSCNEGNTREYKRNKPLSIPIMKLSPKKIEVPQTYVCDIQAVQFVEVRAKVEGFVDEIFVDEGEYVKKGQPLFKLSSAELAEMVNSNRARLMQAKAEAQAAKLEMERLQTLVDKKIITSSELELAQAKYEMAQSGIMEAESMLKNAQTGLSYTTIKAPFDGIVDRIPFKSGSLVTTGDLMTHITDISEIFAYYKVNENEYLRFMREKLESGEEEVLEKELTLVLSDGQEYPYKGKLETMEADFEQGTGSIAFRVRFPNPDGLIKHGASGKIKMTSELDNVFLIPQKSSFEIQDFNYVYVLTKDNQVQVRSFRPLRRFGLFYVADGFKDGDSIIYEGIQQVKDGSVIDPVAISDEEAYDTLFQSL, encoded by the coding sequence ATGAAACTGACGTTTTACAACAGAGATTCCACTAATTATTTTAGCTGGAATGCTCTACTGCTCTTGATGGTTTGCATGCCTCTTGTTTTTTCTTGCAATGAAGGAAACACCAGAGAGTATAAAAGAAACAAGCCTTTGAGTATTCCAATTATGAAGTTGTCACCAAAAAAGATTGAGGTGCCCCAAACTTATGTCTGTGATATACAGGCTGTGCAATTTGTGGAAGTGAGAGCGAAAGTGGAGGGATTTGTAGATGAGATTTTTGTAGACGAAGGAGAGTATGTGAAAAAAGGACAACCTTTGTTCAAGTTGAGTTCTGCGGAGTTGGCAGAAATGGTAAATAGTAATCGCGCGAGATTGATGCAAGCCAAAGCTGAGGCCCAAGCAGCAAAATTGGAGATGGAGCGTTTACAGACATTGGTGGATAAAAAGATCATTACCTCTTCTGAATTGGAGCTCGCCCAAGCAAAATATGAAATGGCGCAATCTGGGATTATGGAAGCAGAATCCATGCTTAAAAATGCCCAAACAGGACTTTCTTACACCACGATCAAGGCTCCTTTTGATGGAATTGTAGATAGAATCCCTTTTAAATCAGGTAGTTTGGTGACTACAGGTGATTTGATGACGCACATCACGGATATTTCTGAGATTTTTGCTTACTACAAAGTCAATGAAAATGAATACCTCCGATTTATGAGGGAAAAATTGGAATCGGGTGAAGAAGAGGTGTTGGAGAAAGAGTTGACCTTGGTTTTATCTGATGGACAAGAGTATCCCTATAAAGGAAAATTAGAGACCATGGAAGCGGACTTTGAGCAGGGAACAGGATCTATTGCATTTAGGGTAAGGTTTCCAAATCCGGATGGTTTGATCAAGCATGGCGCAAGTGGGAAAATCAAGATGACGAGTGAACTGGATAATGTGTTTTTGATTCCACAAAAGTCAAGTTTTGAAATTCAGGATTTTAACTATGTATATGTACTGACTAAGGACAATCAAGTTCAGGTGAGAAGTTTCAGGCCTTTGAGAAGGTTTGGGTTATTTTATGTAGCGGATGGATTTAAAGATGGCGACAGTATCATCTATGAAGGAATTCAGCAGGTGAAGGACGGTAGTGTCATTGATCCTGTAGCCATTTCTGATGAAGAAGCTTACGATACGCTTTTCCAATCTTTATAA
- the sppA gene encoding signal peptide peptidase SppA produces MKFLSNVLAVIVGLMIFSLISFFFFAGLITLSTAEEKVTIKDNTVLHINLENIMLVERTSEDNLNLSSFGPIPSAYKIGLTNLKKAIRTAKDNDNIKGIYLQAGTVMANPAALTELRNELEDFKSSGKFVVAYSELFSEGGYFLSSAASEIYLNPMGGLEFNGLSSEALFFKGMLEKLEIEPVIFRVGEYKSAVEPFILDKMSEANRLQTEAFLGDLNNYAIQSIAKSRSLDLTKLKQINEQMLVRKPQDAVDLGLVDGIWYDDQVKDLLREKLGLEENSEISTVNVTNINKTAKTKNLTAGDRIAVIIAEGEIVSGEAEGVISSEIFAKEIKKARMDDDIKAIVLRVNSPGGSVLASEVIWREMNEARKVKPVIASMSAVAASGGYYISAPADTIVAQPNTITGSIGIFGMWFNAKGLLNNKLGITVDVAKTGEFSDFMNPTRELTEVEKNIIQTQIEDGYDTFIQRVADGRAMSKEAVLEVASGRVWSGMQAKKHGLVDVLGGLDDAINIAAEKANLEDNYRVLYFPKQKNILEQLMTEFGSDIEAKYMNYRFGETYQLYQQIEKVKKLKGNMARMPYDIIIK; encoded by the coding sequence ATGAAATTTTTAAGTAACGTTTTGGCAGTAATCGTGGGCTTGATGATCTTTTCCCTCATCAGCTTCTTTTTCTTTGCCGGACTGATCACCCTTTCCACTGCGGAAGAAAAAGTCACTATCAAAGACAATACTGTTCTGCATATCAACCTGGAAAACATCATGTTGGTGGAAAGAACTTCCGAAGACAATTTGAACCTTTCTTCATTCGGCCCCATCCCTTCTGCTTATAAAATTGGTTTGACCAACTTGAAAAAAGCAATCAGGACAGCCAAAGACAACGATAATATCAAAGGTATTTATCTTCAGGCAGGAACTGTAATGGCAAACCCTGCGGCTTTGACTGAGCTAAGAAACGAACTTGAAGATTTCAAAAGTTCTGGCAAATTTGTGGTGGCCTACTCTGAATTATTCAGTGAGGGAGGTTATTTCCTTTCTTCTGCAGCCAGTGAAATTTACCTCAACCCAATGGGTGGCCTTGAGTTCAATGGACTTTCTTCAGAGGCCTTGTTCTTCAAAGGAATGTTAGAAAAACTGGAAATTGAACCAGTGATATTCAGAGTGGGAGAATACAAAAGTGCAGTAGAACCTTTCATTCTGGACAAAATGAGTGAAGCCAACCGCCTTCAAACAGAGGCTTTTCTTGGGGACCTTAACAACTATGCCATTCAGTCTATTGCCAAAAGCAGATCTTTAGACCTCACAAAACTGAAGCAAATCAACGAACAGATGTTGGTGCGGAAACCTCAGGATGCTGTTGATTTAGGCTTGGTAGACGGAATTTGGTATGATGATCAAGTGAAAGACTTGTTAAGAGAAAAATTAGGCTTGGAAGAGAATTCAGAGATTTCCACGGTCAATGTCACTAATATCAATAAGACCGCTAAAACAAAAAATTTAACAGCTGGCGATCGTATTGCGGTAATTATTGCTGAAGGAGAAATTGTAAGCGGGGAGGCAGAAGGAGTCATTAGCTCAGAAATTTTCGCCAAAGAAATCAAGAAAGCCAGAATGGATGACGACATCAAGGCCATTGTGCTTCGAGTAAATTCTCCAGGAGGTTCTGTATTGGCCTCTGAAGTTATTTGGAGGGAAATGAATGAAGCAAGAAAAGTAAAGCCTGTAATCGCTTCCATGTCGGCAGTAGCAGCTTCTGGAGGCTACTATATCTCAGCTCCGGCTGACACCATCGTAGCACAGCCAAATACCATTACCGGGTCAATCGGAATTTTTGGCATGTGGTTCAATGCGAAAGGTTTACTTAACAATAAGCTTGGTATCACTGTTGACGTAGCCAAAACAGGTGAATTTTCCGACTTTATGAACCCAACTAGGGAATTGACTGAAGTAGAGAAAAACATTATCCAAACTCAAATTGAAGATGGTTATGACACTTTTATCCAAAGAGTCGCGGATGGAAGGGCCATGAGCAAGGAAGCGGTATTAGAAGTGGCTTCTGGAAGAGTTTGGAGTGGCATGCAAGCAAAAAAACACGGCTTGGTAGATGTGCTTGGTGGCCTTGATGATGCCATCAATATCGCTGCTGAAAAAGCCAATTTGGAAGACAATTACCGTGTCTTGTACTTCCCTAAGCAGAAAAATATTCTAGAACAACTTATGACTGAGTTTGGCAGCGACATTGAAGCCAAATATATGAATTACCGATTCGGAGAAACTTATCAATTATATCAGCAAATTGAAAAGGTGAAAAAGCTAAAAGGGAATATGGCCAGAATGCCATATGATATCATTATCAAATAA
- the folK gene encoding 2-amino-4-hydroxy-6-hydroxymethyldihydropteridine diphosphokinase has product MEQVVLLIGGNIGDRFGLIAQAEALLTEEFKVTGKSSIYETEAWGGSSEGNYLNRALVLEVKREAEELLDITQGIEDRLGRTREKKWGDRTMDIDIIYFGENIVDTDRLKVPHPFLAERRFVLEPLAEVLPDFVHPIFGKTNNELLRLCKDESKVERLKP; this is encoded by the coding sequence ATGGAGCAAGTGGTATTATTGATAGGAGGGAATATAGGCGACCGATTTGGGCTGATTGCTCAGGCGGAAGCTTTGCTGACCGAGGAGTTTAAGGTTACGGGCAAATCATCCATCTATGAAACAGAAGCTTGGGGTGGAAGCTCTGAGGGTAATTATTTGAACAGGGCTTTGGTTTTGGAAGTGAAAAGAGAGGCAGAGGAACTTCTGGATATCACTCAGGGCATTGAGGATAGACTAGGGCGTACACGAGAGAAGAAGTGGGGAGATCGGACAATGGACATAGATATTATTTATTTCGGAGAGAACATTGTCGATACAGATCGACTGAAAGTGCCTCATCCATTTTTAGCAGAAAGAAGGTTTGTTCTTGAGCCCCTGGCTGAAGTTCTTCCCGACTTTGTTCATCCAATTTTTGGCAAGACCAATAATGAGCTTTTGAGGCTTTGCAAAGATGAAAGCAAAGTGGAGAGGCTGAAACCATAA
- a CDS encoding TolC family protein produces the protein MMNRRNIVGGALIVLMAWSCKTGEITQDQNLQIPTDYGVEKDSVETMAAENWSMFFEDEKLKRLISTALENNQDILKTMERIQIANAQMIKGKQGMLPELNLMAGASQRKFGDYTMDGVGNYDTNFSDNLTEDQKIPSPYKNFILGGEFSWELDIWGKFNNRKKASVARWLASQQAANMAKTQLIANVAKFYYNMVGLDEEILILKKNISYQEIAFNLSKDLKESGKETQLAVDQFEAQLLNSKSLLIQKERELRSVEISLMGLLGSYEDGLNRTTLSQVDFVPEIIQIGVPADLLQRRPDIRQAEMALEASKADVKVAKAAFFPSLRLFGTAGFNAFEFSKLFLSPASTFYEAGAGLVAPIFNRSQIKASYNQAKSSQKIAFLDYEQTVLNAYLEVLDMVNVYSTLDEQLDLKTDEVLVQRRSISNANTMFSVGYANYLDVINSQNRALEAELDYVALKTQKLQSIVDLYRALGGSMSQPEQQEETS, from the coding sequence ATGATGAACAGAAGAAATATAGTAGGTGGAGCTCTGATCGTTCTTATGGCTTGGTCCTGTAAGACGGGAGAAATCACCCAAGATCAAAATTTACAAATTCCAACTGACTATGGTGTGGAAAAGGATTCTGTCGAAACCATGGCGGCAGAAAACTGGAGCATGTTTTTCGAAGATGAAAAATTAAAAAGATTAATAAGCACTGCTCTTGAAAACAATCAGGATATTCTGAAAACAATGGAAAGAATCCAAATTGCCAATGCTCAAATGATCAAAGGCAAACAAGGAATGCTTCCTGAACTTAATCTCATGGCTGGTGCCAGCCAGCGGAAATTTGGTGATTATACCATGGACGGTGTTGGTAATTATGATACCAATTTCTCTGATAATTTAACAGAAGACCAAAAAATCCCTTCACCCTACAAGAATTTTATATTGGGTGGAGAGTTTTCTTGGGAACTAGATATTTGGGGTAAATTTAATAACCGGAAAAAGGCGAGTGTGGCACGTTGGCTAGCCAGTCAGCAAGCGGCGAACATGGCCAAAACCCAATTGATAGCCAATGTGGCTAAGTTCTACTATAACATGGTGGGATTGGATGAGGAAATCCTAATTTTGAAGAAGAATATTTCCTATCAGGAAATAGCCTTTAATCTTTCCAAAGACTTAAAGGAATCTGGAAAGGAAACGCAACTGGCTGTGGATCAATTTGAAGCCCAACTGCTCAACTCAAAATCACTCCTAATTCAAAAGGAGAGAGAATTGAGGTCTGTAGAGATTTCCTTGATGGGATTGTTGGGAAGTTATGAAGATGGCTTAAACCGTACTACACTTTCCCAAGTGGATTTTGTTCCGGAAATTATACAGATTGGCGTACCAGCTGATTTGCTTCAGAGAAGGCCGGATATTCGTCAAGCAGAGATGGCCTTAGAAGCCAGTAAAGCGGATGTAAAAGTGGCCAAAGCGGCTTTTTTCCCTTCTTTGAGACTCTTCGGTACAGCTGGTTTCAATGCCTTTGAATTTAGTAAACTATTTCTAAGTCCTGCATCTACCTTTTATGAGGCAGGGGCCGGTTTGGTTGCGCCCATCTTTAATCGCAGTCAGATAAAAGCTTCCTATAACCAGGCCAAGTCTTCTCAGAAAATTGCCTTTTTGGATTATGAGCAAACGGTCTTGAACGCCTATTTGGAGGTACTTGATATGGTAAATGTTTATTCCACATTAGACGAGCAATTGGACCTGAAAACTGACGAGGTATTGGTACAGCGGAGATCTATTTCCAATGCAAACACCATGTTTTCTGTGGGATACGCCAACTACTTGGATGTGATCAATTCACAAAACAGGGCCTTGGAGGCAGAATTGGATTATGTGGCTTTGAAAACCCAAAAACTACAAAGTATAGTCGATCTATATCGTGCTTTAGGAGGTTCCATGAGCCAACCTGAGCAGCAAGAAGAGACTTCATGA
- a CDS encoding MATE family efflux transporter: MTLVKIIKHFRKAVSGTEEDYTVGSIRKAIFYLSIPMILEMLMESLFAVVDIFFVGKLGVQAVATVGLTESVLTIVYSVAIGLSMAATAVVARRIGEKKKKAASEAAFQAICICAGLAISVGLLGLIFAKDLLTIMGGEPDLVNSGYKYTQVIFAGNISVMLLFLINGVFRGAGNAVIAMRTLWLANGINIVLDPLLIFGIGFMPELGLEGAAWATTIGRSIGVLYQFSVLLRGKSIVSFHWEVLRFKWKTVKNILKIAIGGMGQFLIESASWIILMRIVSVSGSVALAGFTIAIRLIIFALLPAMGFSNAAATLVGQNLGAGQPERAEHSAWKAAHYTAVFLGVWGAIFFLGGETVIGWFNDNPEVVAVGGNGLGIICLGYVFFAYGMVMSQSLNGAGDTKTPTIINICVLWLFQLPLAYVLSTYFGLGANGVFIAIAVGHSVHALVSGWIFNKGKWKLVEV, encoded by the coding sequence ATGACTTTAGTAAAAATCATCAAACATTTCAGAAAAGCCGTTAGTGGGACAGAAGAGGACTATACGGTAGGGAGTATTCGCAAAGCTATCTTTTACCTATCCATTCCAATGATTTTGGAAATGCTGATGGAGTCCCTCTTTGCGGTGGTTGATATCTTCTTTGTCGGCAAGCTTGGAGTGCAGGCAGTGGCTACTGTGGGATTGACAGAATCCGTATTGACGATAGTATATTCTGTGGCCATTGGTTTAAGTATGGCCGCCACAGCTGTAGTAGCCAGAAGAATAGGAGAAAAAAAGAAAAAAGCAGCATCGGAAGCAGCTTTTCAGGCGATTTGCATCTGCGCTGGTCTGGCAATTTCAGTAGGACTGTTAGGGCTAATCTTTGCCAAGGATTTATTGACCATCATGGGAGGGGAGCCAGATTTGGTCAATTCTGGTTACAAGTACACCCAAGTGATTTTTGCGGGTAATATCAGTGTAATGTTGTTGTTCCTGATCAATGGTGTTTTTCGGGGTGCGGGGAATGCAGTGATTGCCATGAGAACACTTTGGCTGGCCAATGGGATCAATATTGTATTGGATCCACTATTGATCTTTGGGATAGGCTTTATGCCTGAGCTAGGTTTGGAAGGTGCAGCATGGGCCACGACCATTGGAAGGTCAATAGGAGTACTCTATCAGTTTTCAGTGCTTTTAAGGGGAAAGTCTATTGTCAGTTTTCACTGGGAAGTTTTGCGTTTTAAGTGGAAAACTGTCAAAAATATATTAAAGATAGCAATAGGGGGAATGGGCCAGTTTCTGATTGAATCGGCCAGCTGGATCATATTGATGAGAATTGTCTCAGTAAGTGGGAGTGTAGCTTTAGCTGGATTTACCATTGCTATTAGGTTGATTATTTTTGCTTTGCTTCCTGCAATGGGTTTTTCCAATGCTGCAGCCACCTTGGTGGGGCAAAACTTGGGAGCTGGTCAGCCAGAGCGTGCAGAGCATTCGGCTTGGAAAGCAGCCCATTATACCGCTGTTTTCTTAGGAGTGTGGGGAGCTATTTTCTTTTTGGGAGGAGAAACCGTTATCGGTTGGTTCAATGATAATCCTGAGGTAGTAGCTGTTGGGGGAAATGGTTTGGGGATTATCTGTTTAGGTTATGTTTTCTTTGCCTACGGCATGGTGATGAGCCAATCCTTAAATGGAGCAGGAGATACTAAAACACCAACTATTATTAATATTTGTGTATTGTGGTTGTTTCAGTTACCACTGGCCTATGTGCTGT
- a CDS encoding efflux RND transporter permease subunit: protein MFEIFIKRPILSTVISVIITLVGLLSLTSLPVTQFPEIVPPSVTVTAQYTGANAEVLAKAVATPLERAINGVPGMTYMNSVNTNDGVTVITVVFKVGTDPDQAAVNVQNRVSTVIDELPEEVIRAGVMTEKEVNSMLLYLNLMSSDTTQDEKFVYNFADINVLRELKRIDGVGFAEIMGARDYAMRIWLNPDRMVAYDISPQDITEAIRNQNVEAAPGKSGISSDKDPQMLQYVLRYTGKFSQEEDYENITIKALPDGSLLKIKDVAEVEFDSEDYNMVSITDGSPSASIMIKQRPGSNARDVINSIKAKMSELQETSFPPGMTFNVSYDVSRFLDASIAGVIKTLVEAFLLVSIVVFIFLQDFRSTLIPAIAVPVSLVGTFFFMDLFGFSINLLTLFALVLAIGIVVDNAIVVVEAVHVKMHDEKMNAKDATIAAMREIGGAIIAITMVMSAVFIPVGFMSGPVGIFYRQFSLTLAIAIVISGINALTLSPALCSILLKPNHHEEGKPKNLIQKFFDGFNRKYEQLSGKYAWVLKGIVGRKAVTFGALGLFIIATFGVSSILPTGFIPTEDQGMIYVNVTTPPGATVERTKVILDDVQAALLPLDEVETVSTLAGYSLLTETAGASYGMGMINLVSWENRDKSVAQLIEDYQSRVSHITGAEIQFFPPPSVPGFGNASGFEMRLLDKTGGPLDITASTTQNFVEALNEKPELNGVFTNFDPNFPQYILHVDHDKASQLGVSVDDAMQTLQSFIGSFYASNFIRYGQMYKVMIQAAPQYRTNPESLLKMYAKSSRGDMVPYSNFVSLERVYGPEQLTRYNMYTSAMINGEAAEGYSSGDAIQAVEAAALEFLPRGYDIDWSGITREQIASGNQALYIFAICLVFVYLLLAAQYESYLLPLPVILSLPAGVFGAFLLLKLTGLENNIYAQVSLVMLIGLLGKNAILIIEIAIQNRAKGFGVIQSAINGGVERLRPILMTSFAFVCGLIPLTIASGAGAIGNRTIGTAAAGGMLIGTIVGIFLIPGLYVVFESLATHFKNKSKVAAEA from the coding sequence ATGTTTGAAATATTTATCAAACGGCCAATTCTATCTACCGTTATTTCGGTGATTATTACTTTGGTCGGTTTATTATCATTGACTTCATTGCCTGTAACACAGTTTCCTGAGATTGTACCTCCTTCAGTAACCGTTACAGCCCAATATACAGGTGCCAATGCTGAGGTATTGGCCAAAGCCGTAGCTACTCCCTTGGAAAGAGCCATCAATGGCGTTCCGGGAATGACCTATATGAACTCCGTAAACACCAATGATGGGGTTACGGTGATTACCGTGGTTTTCAAAGTAGGTACCGACCCTGACCAAGCTGCAGTAAACGTGCAAAACAGGGTTTCTACAGTAATTGATGAGTTGCCTGAGGAGGTAATCCGTGCAGGGGTGATGACAGAAAAGGAAGTAAACAGCATGTTGCTTTACTTGAACCTGATGAGTTCTGATACCACCCAAGATGAAAAGTTTGTTTACAACTTTGCGGATATCAATGTTCTTCGGGAATTGAAACGTATCGATGGGGTTGGTTTTGCGGAAATCATGGGAGCACGGGATTATGCCATGCGAATTTGGCTCAATCCTGATCGAATGGTTGCTTACGATATTTCGCCACAGGATATTACAGAGGCCATTCGTAACCAAAACGTAGAAGCTGCTCCAGGTAAATCAGGGATCAGCTCGGATAAGGATCCTCAAATGCTGCAATATGTGCTCCGCTATACTGGTAAGTTCAGTCAAGAAGAGGATTATGAGAATATTACGATTAAGGCCTTGCCCGACGGTTCTTTACTGAAAATTAAGGATGTAGCAGAGGTAGAGTTTGATTCTGAAGATTATAACATGGTTTCCATTACTGATGGAAGTCCTTCTGCTTCTATCATGATCAAGCAACGCCCGGGCTCTAATGCAAGGGACGTGATCAATTCCATCAAAGCAAAGATGTCAGAGCTACAAGAAACTTCCTTCCCTCCAGGAATGACTTTTAATGTTTCTTACGATGTTTCAAGGTTTTTGGACGCATCCATTGCAGGGGTAATAAAGACCTTGGTTGAGGCATTCTTGTTAGTGTCCATAGTGGTATTTATTTTTCTTCAGGACTTTAGGTCTACTTTGATTCCAGCCATTGCGGTGCCAGTTTCATTGGTGGGGACTTTCTTCTTCATGGATTTATTTGGGTTCTCTATTAATCTACTAACCCTATTTGCATTGGTACTGGCAATTGGTATTGTGGTGGATAATGCGATTGTAGTGGTTGAAGCTGTCCATGTGAAAATGCATGACGAAAAGATGAATGCTAAAGATGCCACCATAGCTGCGATGAGAGAAATAGGTGGAGCTATTATCGCCATCACCATGGTTATGTCAGCTGTGTTTATTCCTGTCGGTTTTATGTCAGGGCCTGTAGGGATTTTCTATCGACAGTTCTCTTTGACTTTGGCCATTGCCATTGTGATTTCGGGTATAAATGCCCTCACACTTTCTCCTGCTTTGTGTAGTATTTTGTTAAAGCCGAATCATCATGAAGAAGGTAAACCGAAAAATCTAATACAGAAATTCTTCGATGGTTTTAACAGAAAATATGAGCAACTTTCAGGTAAATATGCTTGGGTATTAAAAGGAATAGTAGGCCGTAAGGCGGTTACTTTTGGTGCCTTAGGATTGTTTATCATTGCAACTTTTGGAGTCAGCAGTATCCTTCCTACTGGTTTCATCCCTACTGAGGATCAAGGGATGATTTATGTCAATGTAACCACTCCTCCTGGTGCTACAGTTGAGCGGACCAAGGTGATTTTGGATGATGTTCAAGCGGCCTTATTGCCTTTGGATGAAGTGGAAACCGTCTCTACTTTGGCGGGGTACAGTTTACTGACTGAGACTGCTGGTGCATCTTATGGAATGGGAATGATTAACCTGGTTTCTTGGGAAAACAGGGATAAGAGTGTTGCCCAACTCATTGAGGATTACCAAAGTCGTGTGAGTCATATCACAGGGGCTGAAATTCAATTTTTCCCTCCTCCAAGTGTGCCTGGTTTTGGTAATGCAAGTGGTTTTGAAATGAGGCTTTTGGATAAAACCGGTGGGCCTTTGGACATTACGGCCAGCACCACTCAGAACTTTGTGGAGGCGTTGAATGAAAAACCAGAGTTGAATGGGGTGTTTACCAATTTTGACCCAAACTTCCCGCAATATATTCTACATGTAGATCATGATAAGGCTTCTCAGTTGGGAGTGTCGGTAGATGATGCCATGCAGACTTTGCAGAGTTTTATTGGTAGTTTTTATGCTTCCAACTTTATCCGTTATGGCCAGATGTACAAGGTGATGATACAGGCAGCTCCACAGTATCGAACAAACCCTGAATCATTATTAAAAATGTATGCGAAAAGCAGTCGGGGAGACATGGTTCCTTATTCCAACTTTGTTTCATTGGAAAGGGTGTATGGACCGGAGCAGCTTACCCGTTACAACATGTACACTTCTGCCATGATCAATGGTGAAGCAGCGGAAGGTTACAGTAGTGGTGATGCCATTCAGGCTGTAGAAGCTGCTGCTTTGGAGTTTTTACCTAGAGGGTATGATATTGATTGGTCGGGTATCACCAGGGAGCAAATTGCTTCTGGGAACCAGGCTTTATACATTTTCGCCATTTGTTTGGTGTTTGTCTATTTGCTTTTGGCTGCTCAGTATGAAAGTTACCTTTTGCCATTGCCGGTAATCCTGTCCTTGCCAGCAGGGGTGTTTGGAGCCTTTTTGCTATTGAAGCTAACAGGTTTGGAGAACAATATTTATGCACAGGTTTCTCTGGTAATGTTGATTGGTTTATTAGGTAAAAATGCCATTTTGATCATTGAAATTGCGATCCAAAACCGGGCAAAAGGGTTTGGAGTGATTCAATCTGCCATCAACGGGGGAGTGGAAAGGCTAAGGCCGATTTTGATGACCTCATTTGCTTTTGTGTGCGGTTTGATTCCATTGACCATTGCTTCTGGAGCGGGTGCTATTGGTAACAGAACCATTGGTACAGCAGCTGCCGGAGGGATGTTGATTGGTACGATAGTGGGGATATTCCTGATTCCTGGCTTGTATGTGGTTTTTGAATCATTGGCGACACATTTTAAGAACAAATCAAAAGTAGCAGCAGAAGCATGA
- a CDS encoding DUF4920 domain-containing protein gives MKIVTKLFWVLLISVNILACSTKENAHEKVSETDQKETKSDENVAGDYGSELGEGEVTPLSTMISSLEQNETFNGKIEGTIEEVCVKKGCWLTMALPNGEKMRVTFKDYAFFVPTNSQGYPVVLEGEAIRTVTDVKTLRHYAEDGGASKEEIEAIKSPKEEYTFEAIGVVIAEK, from the coding sequence ATGAAAATTGTCACTAAGCTCTTTTGGGTACTATTGATATCCGTAAATATTTTGGCCTGCAGCACCAAAGAAAATGCCCACGAAAAAGTTTCGGAAACTGATCAAAAAGAAACCAAGTCTGATGAAAACGTAGCAGGAGACTATGGTTCAGAATTGGGAGAAGGAGAGGTTACACCTCTAAGCACTATGATAAGTTCCTTGGAACAAAATGAGACTTTCAATGGGAAAATTGAAGGAACTATAGAAGAAGTTTGTGTCAAAAAAGGATGCTGGCTGACCATGGCTTTACCAAATGGTGAGAAGATGCGGGTAACTTTCAAAGATTATGCGTTCTTTGTACCGACAAATTCCCAAGGGTATCCTGTGGTTTTGGAAGGTGAGGCCATTAGAACGGTTACAGATGTGAAAACATTAAGGCATTATGCTGAAGATGGGGGAGCTTCCAAAGAAGAAATAGAAGCGATCAAATCACCCAAAGAGGAATATACTTTTGAAGCAATAGGGGTAGTGATCGCAGAAAAATAG